The segment CGTGAAGAGTCCATCGACGAGATGAAGCACGCGGACAAACTCACCGAGCGCATCCTCATGCTCGACGGTCTGCCGAATTACCAGCGCCTCTTCCACGTGCGCGTCGGACAGACGATCACCGAGATGTTCCAGGCCGACCGGCAGGTCGAGGTGGAGGCGATCGACCGCCTCAAGCGCGGTATCGAGGTCATGCGCGGGAAGGGCGACTTCACCTCCGCCCGCCTCTTCGAGGAGATCCTGGAGGACGAGGAGCACCACAT is part of the Streptomyces katrae genome and harbors:
- the bfr gene encoding bacterioferritin is translated as MQGDPEVLEFLNEQLTGELTAINQYWLHYRIQDNKGWTKLAKYTREESIDEMKHADKLTERILMLDGLPNYQRLFHVRVGQTITEMFQADRQVEVEAIDRLKRGIEVMRGKGDFTSARLFEEILEDEEHHIDYLDTQLELIESLGEALYIAQLIEQPS